A region of the Arthrobacter sp. FW306-07-I genome:
CTGGTGCGGTCATTCAGGAGCAGGATGTTCTGGTCGATGTTGTCTTCCAGGACCAGACGGCCCACCTCGTCTGTCATCGACGCGAGGAAGTCTGCGCGCTCATCGGCAGGCAGCTTGCCGGCGGCCACCATCCGGTCCACGAAGATCTTGATGTTGACCTCGTGGTCGGAGCAGTCCACGCCAGCGGAGTTGTCAATGGCGTCCGTGTTGAGGATGACACCCTGCAGGGCTGCTTCAATGCGGCCGCGCTGTGTCATGCCCAGGTTTCCGCCCTCGCCGACCACCTTGACACGCAGGTCCCGGCCGTTGACGCGGATCGCGTCGTTGGCTTTATCACCCACAGAGGCGTTGGACTCTGAGCTTGCCTTGACGTAGGTCCCGATTCCGCCGTTGTACAGCAGGTCGGCAGGTGCCAGCAGAATGGCGCGCAGGAGTTCCGGCGGGCTGAGTTCGGTGGTGTCGGCCGGCAGCCCCAGCGCGGTGCGTACCTGCGCGGACACCGGAATCGACTTGGCTTGACGGGCAAAGACCCCGCCGCCTTCGCTGATCAACGACTTGTTGTAGTCGTCCCACGAGGACCTGGGCAGCTCGAACAGCCGTTGCCGCTCCGCGAACGAGGATTCCTCATCCGGATTGGGATCCAGGAAGATGTGCCGGTGATCGAAGGCGGCAAGCAGGCGGATGTGCCGGGACAGGAGCATTCCGTTTCCGAACACGTCCCCGGACATGTCCCCCACGCCCACCACGGTGAACGGTTCGGTCTGTGTATCCAGGTCCAGCTCGCTGAAGTGCCGCTTCACCGATTCCCAGGCGCCGCGGGCCGTGATGCCCATCGCCTTGTGGTCGTAGCCCACGGATCCGCCGGAGGCGAAGGCGTCGCCCAGCCAGAAACCATACTCGGCGGACAATCCGTTGGCGATGTCGGAGAAAGTAGCCGTGCCCTTGTCCGCCGCGACCACAAGGTAGGAGTCGTCGTCGTCATGCCTGACAACGTTCGACGGCGGCACGAGCCGCTGGCCGTCACCTTCGGTCACCAGGTTGTCAGTAAGGTCCAGCAGCCCCCTGATAAAGGTCTTGTAGCTTTCGACGCCTTCCGCCATCCAGGCGGCACGGTCCGCGGACGGGTCCGGGAGCTGCTTGGCGAAGAAGCCACCCTTTGCCCCCGTAGGCACGATCACGGCGTTCTTGACTGTCTGTGCCTTGACCAGGCCCAGGATTTCGGTCCGGAAATCCTCCCGCCGGTCGGACCAGCGGAGCCCGCCGCGCGCCACCTTGCCGAACCGAAGATGCACACCCTCAACCCGGGGAGCGTACACCCAGATTTCAAACATTGGCCGCGGGAACGGCAACCCTTCGATCTGCGCCGGATCCAGCTTGAAGCTGAGGTGGGGCTTGTCCTGGTAGAAGTTGGTGCGGAGGGTCGACTCGATCAGGTTGACGAAAGTCCGCAGCACCCGATCGGCGTCGAGCGTTGCCACCTTCTCGATGGCCGCTGCCAGTTCCTGCCGCACGGACGCCTGGGCCTCGGCCCGGCTGTCTTCCCCGAGTGCGGGGTCAAAGCGGGCGGCGAAGAGCGCGGTCAGGCCCCTGGTCACGTCCGGATTGGCAAGGAGGGTGTCCGCCATGAAGCCGAAGGAACTGCTGTTGCCCATTTGGCGCATGTAACGGGCATATGCCCGCAGCATGGTGATCTGCCGCCAGTGCAGCCCTTCCCGGAGTACCAGCCGGTCAAAGCTGTCCGATTCCGCGGCGCCGGTGACGGCCGCACCAAAGGACTCGGCCAGCAGCCCGCCCGTGGACATCGGGTCCACTGCCGCCGGATATTTCAGCCCCAGGTCGTACAGGAAGAAGTCCCGGTGGTCCGCCGTTTCGATTTCGAACGGCCGCTCATCCAGGACCTCCAGTCCAAGGTTGTGGAAGTACGGCAGGATCTGGCTCAGGCTCTTGGGCTCCAGCATGTAGAGCTTCACCCGGGCATCTTCCTCAAGCGTGGCTCCGGCGCCTTCGGGAAGGTACACGTGCACGCCGGGCCGGTCCTGCTGCGCGCCGGTGCTCCGCTCGGCCGCAGCACCGTACTTCTCGAAGCGAGCAATGTCCTCAAGCGCGTCCTCTACTTCGTAGTCCACCCGGTAGCTGGCCGGAAACGCCTCGGCCCAAATGGCGGCAAGTTCCTTGGCCTCGGCCGGATCCCGGCCCTCGCGGAGGACTTCCGCGATGCCTTCGCTCCATGACCGGGCGGCCCGGACCAGCCGCTTTTCCAGCTCATCGCTGTTCACGTGGCTAACGTCGGCGTCCTTGGGCAGGCGGATGCGGAAGAAAAGCCGCGCAAGGGCAGATTCCGTCATGCGGGCTTCGTAGTCGATCGAGACTGCCTGGAACGTTTCCCGCAGTTCCTGCTCGATGCGGAGCCTGACGTTGGTGGTGTAGCGGTCACGGGGCAGGTAGACAACAGCGGACATGAAACGGCCATAGATGTCCGGCCTCAGGAACAGGCGGGTGCGCCGCCGTTCCTGCAGCTTCTGGATTCCCAGCGCGGTGGCGGCAAGGTCGGGGACTTCGATCTGGAACAGCTCGTCGCGGGGGTAGGTTTCCAGGATTCCCAGCAGGTCCTTCCCGGAGTGCGAGTCCGGCGGGAAGCCTGCATTCTGCAGCACGGCGTCCACCTTTTCCCGGACAATGGGAATGTCGCGGACGGAACCGGCATAGGCGCTGGTGGCGAAAAGTCCAATGAAGCGCCGCTCCCCGTTGACGTTCCCCGCAGCGTCAAAGCTTTTGATGCCGATGTAGTCCAGGTAGGCGGAGCGGTGAACGGTGGAACGCGAATTGGCTTTGGTGATGACGAGCGCACGTTTTTCCCGTGCCTTTTTGCGGCCGGTGTCGGTCAGGTGCTGGATGTGCGGGGAGTCTGCGGCCGCGCGCAGCAGCCCGAGCCCGCTGTCCTCGCGCAATTCGAGGACGTCTTCCCCGTCCACGTTGAGGAGGTCGTATTCACGGTAGCCGAGGAACGTGAAGTTCCCGTCGTCCAGCCACCGCAGCAGGTCCTTCGCCTGCCGGAGTTCGGCGATCTGCGCTGAGTTTGCCACGCGGTCCAGGCTCTCGGCGATTTCCAGCGCCTTCTGGCGCATCCTGGGCCAGTCCTCCACGGCGGCCCGGACATCGTTCAGCACGCGGGTCAGGCCCTCAAGCAACGACGTCTTCGTTTCGTCCGGGACGCGCTGGATTTCGACGGCGATCCACGACTCCATGTGGGAGGCGTTCTCCCCCTGCGCGATCAGGTGGGAAAGGTTGGGCATCGCAGCGGTGTCCCCGCTGGATATCCCGAGGTGCGCCGGCACCCTGTTGACCTTGACCAGCTCACCGCTCTCCCGGTTGCGGGTGGCCACGAAAAGCGGGTGGACGACAAGCTTGATGGCGGCGTGCTGCCGGACAAGTTCGGCGTTTACCGAATCGACCAGGAATGGCATGTCGTCAGTGACGACGAAGATGACGCTGCTGTCTTCTTCGTCGACAATCGAGATCCTGGCCTGACCTGGCTGCCTTACGGAAGCTGCACGGCGGTGCTCTTCAGCCCGGGCTTCCAGCACGTCGCGCGGGTAGCTGCGCGCATCCTCCTCAGCCAGGTGCTGGTAGTAGTCCCCCATGAAACCCTCAAGGCCTTCAATAGAGAGGGGCTGGTCCTCCACACTGGATCCAGACGACATCGACAACGCCTCCATCAGAGATATTCGCCGCACCTTTGCAGCTCTTATGGCGAGCCTAGTCCTTCGCCCTTCGCCATGGTGTGGAAGAAATTACAGAGGATCTGCGCTTTCGCTGGTCTGGTGCACAAACGAGTTCGCGGATTGCCCGGCGCAGGTCCGAATCCGGGGCAGCCTCCAGCAGCAGGGATCCTGACAGGAGGGCGGCGTCGGCGGCACGGGGATCATGGGGCAGGAATGCCGTCAGTTCCGAGGCCGGCGCGTACCTGTCCCAAGCATCGCGCAATTGGCGCTCCGGATCCCTCCCGACGGAGGAGGAACGCACTTTATTCATCAGGACGGTGGGTGACGCCTGCGGAACTGCGTCTCCAAGCTCGGCAAGCGCACGCACCATCCGGGGTACGCCCACGGGATCAGCGGCGCCGATGGCATAGACGGTGTCAGCCAGCTCCAGCGGGCGCAGTGTGGCCGCGTTGCGGCGCGGCGCCATGGTATCGAAACTCAGTTCCTCGTCGGCTTCCAGGCAGAAGCCGGTATCGACCACTACCACATCGGCGATTTCCCGGGCCCGCTCAAGAACCAGCGCCAGGGCCGTGGCACGGATTTCTGTCCATCGATCCGCCCGGGTGATGCCCGTCAGCACCCGGAACTGCCCTGATGCCGTAGCGACGGTGGCGGCGACCTTTCGGAGTGCATCCGCATCCAGCTGCCCGTGATCGGCGAGCCTGCATGCCTGGGCCAGCCCGGCCGATTCGTCCAGGAGACCGAGTACTGCGGCCACGCTGGCGCCGTATGTGTCGGCGTCGACCAGGAGGACGTCCTGGCCGTCGGCCGCCATCTCGCCCGCGATGTTCACTGCCACCGTGGTCCTTCCGGGAGATCCCGCTGGCCCCCAGACGACGACGAGCCTTCCGGTTCCGCGCCCTTCCGCCTCCTGCTCCGGCCCCACAGGAACGGTTGCCAGCGCAGCTCCGGTATCAGCGGCCGTGCTGAGGCTGACCGGACGGACCGCGCCCGTAAGCTGCGCGACGGCGTCGGCAATCTTGTCGGAAAGCTCCGCCGACTCAACCCGCGTCAACGCCGAGGCGACGCCAATTTTGCGGAGCCTCGCAGCCTCCTCCGCGTTGTCGGTCAGCGCGATGATCGCGACGCCAACTGCCCCAAGGCGGTCGACCAGGGAAGCCGTTAACCCTTCAGACCCATCGGCGATCACGGCCGCCCGGGCCAGTCCGCTCTGGCAGGCCGACAGCAGTTCGGGAAGTTCCGCGCACCGGCGTACCACCGTGACCGGACCGTGCAGTCTTTCGAGACCCCCAACCAGGTCCTCACGGCTTTGGCCGACGGTGACGACGGGAATGTTCATCGGGCGCCGCCCGGGTTCCAGACGACGGATATCTTTGCCTCATTTGCCTGGGCGCCCAGCAAGGCAGGCATCTGCTTGTCCTCGACCAGGACCATGAGCACGGTGGTTTTCGACGACCCAAGCGCGGTGGACCCGTTGGCGACCTCTGCAATTTCCGCTCCGGGAAGGATGAGCTTGGGCTCGGTGAAACCGTTTTTCGCGTCGGGCTGGGCCACCCAGACGTCTACGCGGGCACCGGCGACTGCCTGCGAGGGCAAAGTCTGCTCGACATTGAGGGCAACGGGCTTTCGGTTCAGCTGGTCCACCGCACCAAGGCTCGCCCGGGGAACAAGCTGGTCCTTTCCAATCCTCTGCATGGCGACGACATCCTGGGGCAGGCCGGCCTCCACTGTGATGTAGTGCTGTTCCGTGTCGCCCAGCCGGACCTTGGCGCGCACCACATTCTCCGGCGTCAGGCGCTCGCCAACAGCAATGCCCTCCCGCGCGGCGTAAACCTCGGTGGTTCGGTCTGCGCTGCCCACCAGGAAGATGACCCCCGCGATGGATGCCAGGACCAGGAGGATGCCCACCAGCAGCCGCGGGTCCTTCCACGAAGGGCGCTTCAGCCGTGGCGCAGTGGTGCTTGAATCAGGAACCATACCGTTCTCCCCCTAGGTACACCGGACCTGCCCGCTCTGGCCGGACTTCTCATTGTTACCGCAAGGCCACGCGAACAAAAGTCAATTATCCAAATACCGCCAAACTGTGGATAACAGGCACATAAGATGCCAGTTGATGGCAAAATGGATGCATGCCAAGGTTCCTCACGCTTGCAGATGTCGCAGAGCAACTCCAGATCAACTCCCCTGCCGCATACGCCTTGGTCCGCAGCGGCGAATTGAAGGCCATCCAGGTCGGCGGCCGCGGGCAATGGCGGGTGGAAGAGAAGATGCTGGAGCAATACATCGAGGAACGCTACGCCGAGGCCAGCCGCATGATTCAGGAGTCACGCTCCAAGTCCGTTTGACGCCTCACCCCCTTCACAGGTCCACGGCCGGAGTCAGCCGGCCTTGGGCGACCTGATCATGGCCAGGACAGTGAAGGGGATTGCTGACACTTCACGGACACTCCGGCTCCTCCGCACCTCTCCGGGAGTGACCGAGGCCAGGTCTATATAGTCCCTGCCGACCCGGTCGATAACGCCGGCCAGCCGCAGTGCGCCGCCTCCCCCTGAAATGGTCACGGACAGTTCCGCACGGTCGCGGGCAAGGCCACGGAGGGCGTGGGCAAGCCCAATTGAGCGGCGGACCGGTGAGTTTTCCGGCAACGCGTGCCTACCGAGCCCGACGTACCGCGCCGCAGCAGCATAGGGGATGAGCACTTGGTGCTGATCTTCGTCGAGGACCAGTGCGTCCGCTCCGGCATGCCTGAGTTCCCCGCGCGCTGATTCTCCACAAAGCAGGTAAACGCCGATGCGGCACCCGACGGCCGCACGCAACCGGTGCTCGAGCGGAACGCTGACCATCTCAGCCCGGGTCCGCTCGTTGATCTCGCTGTCAAGCGCCAGTCGGTCGGCCTCCGCGAACTGGCTTTCCATGTCGTTGAAGAGAGCATCCCAGCGCATCCCGACAGAGTAGGGTGCCCTGCCCGGTCAGTCAACGGCTTCGCCTTTTCCTCTCCAACGTATGGACAAATGCCAATGGTTCACAGCAGACTTGGTCAAGTGGCATCAAACAGCATCAAACCGCATTAAAGGAGTAGTAATGGCACGTTCCGAAGAGGCGGGGTGGTCCAATGCCGTCATGGCTCTGGCCCTTCTGGCGTTGGGCATTCTGCTTTGCTTCCTGGGGGTTGGCCTGCTTGGACAGTGGCAGACCTCGGCGGACCGCAACCAGGAAGCACCCGTCGGCGTTCTTTTAGGGGCGGCCGCGGCGGCGGCCGGCTTGGGCCTTCTGCTGTGGTGGGCCTTCTCGATCCTGGCCGCAGGTGCGTCGGTTTTGCTGGAACACCTCGGACGACGGCGTGCGGCGGCTGCCGCGCGCAGGCTGTCTCCCGCCTTTATGCGGCGGGCGGTGGTTGCCGCCCTGTCGCTGCAACTTGTGGCAGGAGCCGCGGCGAATGCCGCGCCGGCCACACCTGGGCCTGAGTGGACGCCGACCCAGGCATACGCAGCGTCAGTTCCATCGGACCCTGCGGCCCTGGGCACTGCTGAGGGGCGAGGCAGGACCCTTGGCGCTGGCGGTACGCAGGTCCCAACGCCAACGGTTGTTGCGGACGACGCGCCAGGAGCGCTTGAAGACCCTGCGACGGCGCGCAGTTCACGCAGTGAACCTCCTGACGCCACACTCGACCCCGGCTGGCAGCCAGCTCCCCCGATGGTGGAACCCGGTTTGCTGGTGGGACCGCAAACGAGAAGTACCTCCGGTCCAGACTCGGGTGGCGAGGGAACCGCAGTAACCGTAATCGCCGGCGACACGCTATGGGACATCGTGGCCACCTATCTGGGACCGGAGGCATCCGACGTGGACGTAGCCCTTGAATGGCCGCGGTGGTATGCAACAAACCGCGCCCTAATCGGCGGAAGTCCTGACGTCCTGCTTCCCGGCCAAATACTGCAGGCGCCTGCGGCGCCGTAACCAGGGCCACTCGGCCCGGGTGCCTTTCGCCAATTCCGGCCGGCGGCCTTACCGGCAGGCCTGCCACACTCCATCAAACGATTTGAACCAGGAGAACACAATGACTGCAGCGACATCTGTCGGGACCGTCCAGGGGATTGACGCCACCAGGGGAATCGGGGGGAGGGGCATGGTGCAAAGGCGCCCTGCGCCGGCACCGGGGGCCCAGCCTCCCGGGGTGAAGCCAGCTCTGCAGCCGGTCAATGAGGCGGCGGAAGTCAGGGCGATCACGAGGGGGACGATCCAGGCCGCCATGGAAGTCCTGGCCGGAATCCGACCCGTCCACCAGTTGGCGCGGCGCCTTGATCCCCGGTGCCTGGCGTCCCTGCAGCACCGGGCGGCACTGATCAGGCGCGAAATAACGAGGACTGGAAACCCTGCGCTGGCCCGGCTGCACCGGAACTCGACGGTCCGCTCGGTGCGGTTATGTGAGGTGGCCGACGGAATCTATGAGGCCAGCGCCGTGGTGGTGGATGATGTACGCGCCCGTGCCGTTGCTGTCCGGCTTGAGCGCAGCAAACAGGTATGGCGGATAGTTGAACTCGTCATCGGCTGATTCTTTTGGGGACGGGCATTGGCGGAGAACAACAGCGAGGCGGCAGCAAGCAGGGCAGGGACGCTTCCGTCCCTGCCCTGCTTGCTGCCGCCAATGCTTCCGGCGGGGTTGCCGGTGTTGCTAACGCTTTTTCTTCTTCGCCGGCCGTTTCGCGGCATCCTGGGCTGCTGCCTTGGCAGGGTTTCCGGAACGTCCGCCCCCGGACCGGGTTTCCACCCGGGTCTGCGTTCCACCGCTCTCAGAGGGAGCGGTGTACTGCAGTTGGGCAGGCTTCTCCGGAGCTTCCAGGCCGGCAGCGCGAACCTGGGGGTCCATGTGCTCGGTGTGGCCCCCCGCAGCGTCCTGCACAACCACATCCTGGGCAGGGGTCACTTCCACCTCAAGGTTGAAGAGGAAGCCAACACTCTCCTCCCGGATGGCTTCCATCATGCTTTGGAACATCGCGAAACCTTCGCGCTGGTACTCCACCAGCGGATCGCGTTGTGCCATGGCCCGCAGGCCGATGCCCTCCTTGAGGTAGTCCATCTCGTAGAGGTGTTCCTGCCATTTCCGGCCGATGACAGAGAGCACCACGCGGCGCTCAAGCTCGCGCATGCTTTCGGAACCAATGACCTCTTCCCGGGCTTGGTACACCAGGCGGGCGTCGGAAAGGATTTCCTCCTTCAGCATCTCCACGGTGACCCTGGACTTGCCGCCGGCCTCTTCGATGATGTCTTCGGCGGTAACGCTGACAGGGTAGAGCGTCTTGAGGTTTGTCCACAGCTGGTGGAAGTCCCAGTCGTCGCCGTTTCCTTCTGCGGTTGCGGCGTCGATGAGGGCCGTGATGGTGTCCTCGATGAAGAACTGCACCTTTTCGTGCAGGTCGTCGCCCTCAAGGATGCGCCGGCGGTCGCTGTAGATGGCCTCACGCTGGCGGTTGAGGACGTCGTCGTACTTCAACACATTCTTGCGCTGCTCGGCGTTGCGGCCTTCCACCTGTCCCTGGGCGGAAGCGATGGCCCGCGAGACGAGTTTGGATTCCAGCGCCACGTCGTCCGGGACGGAGCTGTTCATCAACCGCTCTGCGGCCCCGGAATTGAAGAGCCGCATCAGGTCATCGGTCAGCGAAAGGTAGAAGCGCGATTCGCCGGGGTCGCCCTGTCGGCCGGACCGGCCGCGGAGCTGGTTGTCGATGCGGCGTGACTCGTGGCGTTCGGTGCCCAGGACATACAGTCCCCCGAGGTTCAGGACTTCCTCGTGTTCATCCTTCACGGACTGCTTGGCTTCTTCGAGGGCAGCGGGCCAGGCGGCCTCGTACTCTTCCGAGTTCTCCTCCGGGTCCAGCCCCCGCTTGGCGAGCTCGGCGACGGCAGTGAATTCGGCGTTGCCGCCGAGCATGATGTCGGTACCACGGCCGGCCATGTTGGTGGCCACGGTGACGGCGCCCTTCCGCCCTGCCTGCGCGACGATGGCAGCTTCGCGTGCATGGTTCTTGGCGTTCAGGACCTCGTGCCGGATGCCCTCCTTGGCCAGGAGCTTGGACAGGTACTCGCTCTTTTCCACGCTGGTGGTGCCAACCAGGACGGGCTGGCCTTTTTCGTGCCGTTCGGCGATATCGCGAACCACGGCGTCGAACTTTACAACTTCGTTCTTGAACACAAGGTCCGACTGGTCGATCCGCTGCATGTCGCGGTTGGTTGGAATGGCCACAACACCCAGCTTGTAGGTGCTCATGAACTCAGCTGCCTCGGTTTCAGCGGTACCCGTCATGCCCGAAAGCTTGCTGTACATGCGGAAGTAGTTCTGCAGCGTCACGGTGGCCAGCGTCTGGTTCTCGGCCTTGATCTCGACGCCTTCCTTGGCCTCGATCGCTTGATGCATGCCTTCGTTGTAGCGGCGTCCGGCCAGGATGCGGCCGGTGTGCTCGTCAACAATGAGGACTTCGCCATCCAGGATGACGTAGTCCTTGTCCCGCTTGAACAGTTCCTTGGCCTTGATGGCGTTGTTCAGGAATCCGATCAGCGGGGTGTTCGCGGATTCGTAAAGGTTGGTGATGCCGAGGTAGTCCTCGACCTTTTCGATCCCGCTCTCCAGGACGCCGACGGTGCGTTTCTTCTCGTCGACTTCGTAGTCCTTCTCAGGCTGCAGCCGGAGCACAACTTTTGCGAATTCGCTGTACCAGCGGTTGGTGTCGCCCTGGGCCGGGCCGGAGATGATCAGCGGCGTCCGTGCCTCGTCGATCAGGATGGAGTCGACTTCGTCGACGATGGCAAAGTTGTGCCCGCGCTGGACGAGTTCATTCCGGTCCCAGGCCATGTTGTCGCGCAGGTAGTCGAAGCCAAACTCGTTATTGGTTCCATAGGTGATGTCTGCCGCGTACTGCTGGCGGCGTACGGCCGGATCCTGGTTGGCGAGGATAACGCCGCTGGTCAAACCAAGGAAACGGTACACGCGGCCCATGAGCTCGGACTGGTATTCGGCGAGGTAGTCGTTAACGGTGATCACGTGCACGCCCTTGCCGGTGAGGGCGTTCAGGTAGGCGGGAGCGGTCGCCACCAGGGTCTTGCCTTCACCGGTCTTCATTTCAGCGATATTGCCCAGGTGCAGGGCGGCGCCGCCCATCAGCTGGACATCGAAGTGGCGCATCCCCAGGGTGCGTGAGGAGGCTTCCCGCACGGCGGCAAAGGCCTCCGGAAGCAGGTCGTCGAGTTTCTCACCGTCCCGGTGGCGTTCGCGGAGACGATCGGTCTCCTCACGCAGCTCGGCGTCGGTGAAGGTCTTGAATGAGTCTTCGAGGGCGTTGATGGAATCGGCATAGTTCCGCAGCTGCCGGAGTGTTTTCTTGTCACCCGTGCGGAGAATTTTTTCGATAAGTGATGCCACGTGAAGATGCTCCCAGTCTGATGCCGCCGAATTCTGGCGTGTTCAGTCTACGGGAGAGACACGCAGCCGGTGCCCCTTTTCCCTCAGAGCGGATACTCCCTACAGGCGTGCCAGCTCCCGGGACAGAACCACGGCGAGGTCGCCTGCCTCCCCCACTTCCACCTCCGGCAGGCCAAGCCATTGGCCCATTAGCTTCAGCTCGGCAGCGAGTTCGACGGCGGTGTCCACCGGCGCGTCCGGCTCGGCAAAAGCGGACCTCACCAACAGCCGGCCGCCAGCCCTGTCCGCTTTCAGGTCGACCCGTGCCACGATGCGGTCCCGGAGAAGGAAGGGCAGGACGTAGTATCCGAAGCGCCGTTTTGGCTCGGGCGTGTAGATCTCGATCCGGTAATGGAACCCGAACAGTTCCCACAGGCGTCGGCGCTCGAAAACCAGGGAATCGAAGGGGCTCAACAGGGCACGGCCGGTGGCACGCCGTGGCAGTGTCGCTTCCACGTGCCGGAAGACGTCCCGCCCCCAGCCAGTGACCGTGACAGGTTCCA
Encoded here:
- a CDS encoding NAD-glutamate dehydrogenase, with amino-acid sequence MSSGSSVEDQPLSIEGLEGFMGDYYQHLAEEDARSYPRDVLEARAEEHRRAASVRQPGQARISIVDEEDSSVIFVVTDDMPFLVDSVNAELVRQHAAIKLVVHPLFVATRNRESGELVKVNRVPAHLGISSGDTAAMPNLSHLIAQGENASHMESWIAVEIQRVPDETKTSLLEGLTRVLNDVRAAVEDWPRMRQKALEIAESLDRVANSAQIAELRQAKDLLRWLDDGNFTFLGYREYDLLNVDGEDVLELREDSGLGLLRAAADSPHIQHLTDTGRKKAREKRALVITKANSRSTVHRSAYLDYIGIKSFDAAGNVNGERRFIGLFATSAYAGSVRDIPIVREKVDAVLQNAGFPPDSHSGKDLLGILETYPRDELFQIEVPDLAATALGIQKLQERRRTRLFLRPDIYGRFMSAVVYLPRDRYTTNVRLRIEQELRETFQAVSIDYEARMTESALARLFFRIRLPKDADVSHVNSDELEKRLVRAARSWSEGIAEVLREGRDPAEAKELAAIWAEAFPASYRVDYEVEDALEDIARFEKYGAAAERSTGAQQDRPGVHVYLPEGAGATLEEDARVKLYMLEPKSLSQILPYFHNLGLEVLDERPFEIETADHRDFFLYDLGLKYPAAVDPMSTGGLLAESFGAAVTGAAESDSFDRLVLREGLHWRQITMLRAYARYMRQMGNSSSFGFMADTLLANPDVTRGLTALFAARFDPALGEDSRAEAQASVRQELAAAIEKVATLDADRVLRTFVNLIESTLRTNFYQDKPHLSFKLDPAQIEGLPFPRPMFEIWVYAPRVEGVHLRFGKVARGGLRWSDRREDFRTEILGLVKAQTVKNAVIVPTGAKGGFFAKQLPDPSADRAAWMAEGVESYKTFIRGLLDLTDNLVTEGDGQRLVPPSNVVRHDDDDSYLVVAADKGTATFSDIANGLSAEYGFWLGDAFASGGSVGYDHKAMGITARGAWESVKRHFSELDLDTQTEPFTVVGVGDMSGDVFGNGMLLSRHIRLLAAFDHRHIFLDPNPDEESSFAERQRLFELPRSSWDDYNKSLISEGGGVFARQAKSIPVSAQVRTALGLPADTTELSPPELLRAILLAPADLLYNGGIGTYVKASSESNASVGDKANDAIRVNGRDLRVKVVGEGGNLGMTQRGRIEAALQGVILNTDAIDNSAGVDCSDHEVNIKIFVDRMVAAGKLPADERADFLASMTDEVGRLVLEDNIDQNILLLNDRTRVAEWSPSYERLMDWLEKTADLNRDLEALPSTEALRERLQQGQGLTSPELSVLAAYAKIELASALRDSELADDPWFRGTLRSYFPHQLRERFDAELDTHPLRREIIATVVANDMINLGGITFAFRVMEETSASEVAVAKAFVALREVYELDAMVSELNSLPASFPTEHWSAVHLDIRRLLDRAVRWLLSQESVSRPIAEVVSEFKPLMDPMRARLLDYLRGDDRERVAAWLAKGREWQLPEDLALRWAELFESFVLLDIAKIGRSRKDPVEEIAAVYYTVFNRFHGDSLLERISSLPRQDRWQALARAALRDDLYSTVSDMTTAVLDATSTAESPDARLKDWEAQNAEQLGRAKSMFDEVNALEADDMASLSVALRLLRSIVRR
- a CDS encoding AAA family ATPase, producing MNIPVVTVGQSREDLVGGLERLHGPVTVVRRCAELPELLSACQSGLARAAVIADGSEGLTASLVDRLGAVGVAIIALTDNAEEAARLRKIGVASALTRVESAELSDKIADAVAQLTGAVRPVSLSTAADTGAALATVPVGPEQEAEGRGTGRLVVVWGPAGSPGRTTVAVNIAGEMAADGQDVLLVDADTYGASVAAVLGLLDESAGLAQACRLADHGQLDADALRKVAATVATASGQFRVLTGITRADRWTEIRATALALVLERAREIADVVVVDTGFCLEADEELSFDTMAPRRNAATLRPLELADTVYAIGAADPVGVPRMVRALAELGDAVPQASPTVLMNKVRSSSVGRDPERQLRDAWDRYAPASELTAFLPHDPRAADAALLSGSLLLEAAPDSDLRRAIRELVCAPDQRKRRSSVISSTPWRRAKD
- a CDS encoding helix-turn-helix domain-containing protein, which produces MPRFLTLADVAEQLQINSPAAYALVRSGELKAIQVGGRGQWRVEEKMLEQYIEERYAEASRMIQESRSKSV
- a CDS encoding LysM peptidoglycan-binding domain-containing protein, with amino-acid sequence MARSEEAGWSNAVMALALLALGILLCFLGVGLLGQWQTSADRNQEAPVGVLLGAAAAAAGLGLLLWWAFSILAAGASVLLEHLGRRRAAAAARRLSPAFMRRAVVAALSLQLVAGAAANAAPATPGPEWTPTQAYAASVPSDPAALGTAEGRGRTLGAGGTQVPTPTVVADDAPGALEDPATARSSRSEPPDATLDPGWQPAPPMVEPGLLVGPQTRSTSGPDSGGEGTAVTVIAGDTLWDIVATYLGPEASDVDVALEWPRWYATNRALIGGSPDVLLPGQILQAPAAP
- a CDS encoding Rv3235 family protein, with the translated sequence MKPALQPVNEAAEVRAITRGTIQAAMEVLAGIRPVHQLARRLDPRCLASLQHRAALIRREITRTGNPALARLHRNSTVRSVRLCEVADGIYEASAVVVDDVRARAVAVRLERSKQVWRIVELVIG
- the secA gene encoding preprotein translocase subunit SecA; the protein is MASLIEKILRTGDKKTLRQLRNYADSINALEDSFKTFTDAELREETDRLRERHRDGEKLDDLLPEAFAAVREASSRTLGMRHFDVQLMGGAALHLGNIAEMKTGEGKTLVATAPAYLNALTGKGVHVITVNDYLAEYQSELMGRVYRFLGLTSGVILANQDPAVRRQQYAADITYGTNNEFGFDYLRDNMAWDRNELVQRGHNFAIVDEVDSILIDEARTPLIISGPAQGDTNRWYSEFAKVVLRLQPEKDYEVDEKKRTVGVLESGIEKVEDYLGITNLYESANTPLIGFLNNAIKAKELFKRDKDYVILDGEVLIVDEHTGRILAGRRYNEGMHQAIEAKEGVEIKAENQTLATVTLQNYFRMYSKLSGMTGTAETEAAEFMSTYKLGVVAIPTNRDMQRIDQSDLVFKNEVVKFDAVVRDIAERHEKGQPVLVGTTSVEKSEYLSKLLAKEGIRHEVLNAKNHAREAAIVAQAGRKGAVTVATNMAGRGTDIMLGGNAEFTAVAELAKRGLDPEENSEEYEAAWPAALEEAKQSVKDEHEEVLNLGGLYVLGTERHESRRIDNQLRGRSGRQGDPGESRFYLSLTDDLMRLFNSGAAERLMNSSVPDDVALESKLVSRAIASAQGQVEGRNAEQRKNVLKYDDVLNRQREAIYSDRRRILEGDDLHEKVQFFIEDTITALIDAATAEGNGDDWDFHQLWTNLKTLYPVSVTAEDIIEEAGGKSRVTVEMLKEEILSDARLVYQAREEVIGSESMRELERRVVLSVIGRKWQEHLYEMDYLKEGIGLRAMAQRDPLVEYQREGFAMFQSMMEAIREESVGFLFNLEVEVTPAQDVVVQDAAGGHTEHMDPQVRAAGLEAPEKPAQLQYTAPSESGGTQTRVETRSGGGRSGNPAKAAAQDAAKRPAKKKKR